One Spinacia oleracea cultivar Varoflay chromosome 4, BTI_SOV_V1, whole genome shotgun sequence DNA segment encodes these proteins:
- the LOC110787785 gene encoding LOB domain-containing protein 2: MHRTNGISGTHQACAACKHQRKRCTDKCILAPFFPAEKVREFQAVHKVFGVSNVQKMVRTLHNDEDRKQATDSLVWEALCRQKDPVLGPYGEYRKIYDELKSYQNQAQTQIQVHHQTGQYVAQNGHSNGSIYKTGNGLIGWSVNTNGSGGINNKMNYNGGINDNVALVDCIRAQCGPVIGSGLYGNCVSQDDMHGGEKMRQDIDVSVGSIVPQQQHIMNGFNHGQHYYIPSE; this comes from the coding sequence ATGCATAGGACCAATGGAATTTCTGGCACACACCAAGCATGTGCAGCATGCAAACACCAAAGGAAGAGATGCACTGATAAGTGCATTTTGGCTCCATTTTTCCCAGCTGAAAAAGTCCGGGAattccaagcagttcacaaagTGTTTGGTGTTAGCAATGTCCAAAAAATGGTTAGAACACTCCACAACGACGAGGACCGAAAACAGGCCACAGATTCTCTCGTGTGGGAGGCCCTATGTCGCCAAAAGGATCCAGTTTTAGGCCCATATGGTGAGTACCGAAAAATCTATGATGAACTTAAGTCATATCAAAATCAGGCCCAAACCCAAATCCAAGTCCATCATCAAACAGGTCAATATGTGGCCCAAAATGGGCACAGTAACGGGTCAATTTACAAAACTGGAAATGGATTAATCGGATGGAGCGTAAATACTAATGGATCGGGTGGTATTAACAACAAGATGAATTATAATGGAGGAATCAATGACAATGTTGCATTGGTGGATTGTATTCGGGCTCAATGTGGGCCCGTTATTGGTTCGGGTTTATATGGTAATTGTGTGTCGCAAGACGACATGCATGGAGGAGAGAAAATGAGGCAGGACATAGATGTTAGTGTTGGTTCGATTGttccacaacaacaacacataatgaATGGGTTTAACCATGGTCAGCATTACTACATTCCAAGTGAATAA